The sequence below is a genomic window from Lates calcarifer isolate ASB-BC8 unplaced genomic scaffold, TLL_Latcal_v3 _unitig_4565_quiver_948, whole genome shotgun sequence.
acgagcctgagacacagccaccacaaacactctcacaTACAGAATGATGATGGCAGAAATGGGAATGATAAAGTTTAACACAAGGTCAACAGTTCCTATAATGTGAATCACACATTCTCCATAGCAGGACCTATACATACCTGGTTGTATCAGGTTATCATGTAAAAGCAGAAAGCTGTAGAAAATAGAGTAAACCCAACACAGAAGAACACAGACTTGAATTCTCCTGGGAGTGACTCTGGTGGAGTAGTGCAGGGGGTCACAGATAGCCACATAGCGGTCGACTGATATGAGCACCATGTTTACCACTGAGGCACAGACAGTGATAAAGGGTAAAATATAACACAAAGAGCACACCAGGTCACCCAGAAGCCAGCAGGGTTCTGTTAAGAGAATTTGAAATGGCATCACAAGGAGGCCCACGAGGAAGTCTGATACAGCCAgcgagagcaggaggaggttgGTGGGGGTGTGGAGCTGCCTGGAGTGAGAGAATATCATCACTGTAAATATTACAAACACCAACAACATTGTCACCAATAGAGGCAGTTGTTCTATAAAAGCAGCAAGGCCAGCTGAAAATACAGTGCATCTAATAGAAAATGTGGCTGTTGTAAGTGCTGCTTATGAACAAAAATCAAGTCAACAGCAGGATGCAATGATCAGAGGACACTTATGTCTCTGAATCTCAGTACAACAATATATTAACAATGCTAGGACATTTATCTCTGCCTGaagtgggagatggagatgaggaCCAGCAGGTTGAGAGCCGCAGTGAGCAGAGAGATGGACGACAAGCAGAATGTAAGTGAGCATTGCCTCAGAGTGAGGCTGTGTGTGCTTCTTGCAGGAGGTGTTGAGGAGTTGTGGAAAGCAGAGTTCAGCTCCCTCCACAGTTCTCCATCattagagagaggaggagaggagaggctgcaCAGCCACAGCCTTCTGAGCAAATTTCTCTGTCATACATCTTATTTATCTCTCTCCCCattccccctcctccctcctgtctgtctttcacactCTCTGTTGGACACTGatcatcctcctccctcactctaTGACTCTCTGAcacatcttttctctctggtgTAACAGGGtgcttttggtttgtttttgctgatgcATGAACTGTACTGATGAAGTAAAAAACAGAGTCTTAAAGATTCTGTTTATAAGACCTTTAGAATGACTAAGATGCTCAAAGTGCAGTTTGACTTATACTTGAAATTGCACTTTGCTAGTCAAGTACACCACCTCAATGTTTGTATAAACAATGAGTCAAATGATCAAGAAAGTGTAAAAAGATGTCACTGCTAGTGACAACAGAGAAATATGACCTGACTTAGCTGTTCCCCTCAGTTCGGTCTATCCTCTCTCAGCTCATCGTTTAGTTCTTACAggccacaactttactgtttcagttcagtctctCATCAAACTCCTTtcagcagcaggcagatgttttcagtgataTTATGATAAGCTAACACTACTTGCCCAGAAACAA
It includes:
- the LOC127140512 gene encoding LOW QUALITY PROTEIN: trace amine-associated receptor 13c-like (The sequence of the model RefSeq protein was modified relative to this genomic sequence to represent the inferred CDS: deleted 1 base in 1 codon); translated protein: MLTYILLSSISLLTAALNLLVLISISHFRQLHTPTNLLLLSLAVSDFLVGLLVMPFQILLTEPCWLLGDLVCSLCYILPFITVCASVVNMVLISVDRYVAICDPLHYSTRVTPRRIQVCVLLCWVYSIFYSFLLLHDNLIQPGMYRSCYGECVIHIIGTVDLVLNFIIPISAIIILYVRVFVVAVSQARAMRSHTAAVTLKLSGTATAKKSEVKAARTLGVIVSVFLMCYCPYYGVSLSGHNLTIGSATEVFMIFLVYFNSCLNPVIYAFLYPWFRKSVKLIVTLKILQPHSCEVSVL